The nucleotide sequence TTCGCGATGAGCTGGCCCATCGCGGCGTCGCGTCCGGCCTTCGAGGAGAACGCCATCCTGTTTCCGCTGCCGGTCCGGCTGGTGGTCTCCACGCCGATGACCGACACCATGGACGGCATCGCCGGCGGTGTTTTGAACGCCTCGGAGCTCCGGGTGGGCAACAACGTCGTCCGGTGCGAGCGCATCGAGGCGGAGCAGCAGCATGCGGACGGTGATACCCTGACCGTGCGCACCCTGTCGCCCATCACCTGCTACGACCAGGCGGAACGGAACGGCAGGCCCTATACAATCTACTTCAGCCCCCACCAGAAGGATTTCGCCGTATCGGTCCACAACAACCTGGTGCGCAAGTTCCGCGCGATCTTCCCCGACCGGGCCGTTCCGGAGGGGACGGTCCGTATCGCCCCGCTCGGGCCGGTGCGGGAACGGGTGGCGATCTTCAGCCCGGAGACGTCCTTTCCCATCAAGGGATGGTCGGGCCGGTTCCGCCTGGAGGGGCCCCAGGAACTGCTTCAGATCGCTCTGGACTGCGGCCTGGGCGCCAAGAACAGCGCGGGATGGGGGTGCGTGACGCGGGGGTGAGGGGACAGGGGATAACTCGTGGTGCTAAAATCAGAGAGTTCTTCCTGAGAGCTTGTTTTATGCGCGCTTTCAGGTATGGAAATGTGGTGCTCTGCTGGGAGTATAAGGAAAATTCCTTTTTTAGGTATTTTGTGTCAGTGGTACTTGCGTTGTTTTTATTTTTTGATATGCTTCTCTTGAAAGATCAGGGGGAGCATATCATGCACTCGCAGCACTCTCAAAAGAAAGCAGTGCACAACAGAAAACGAGTTGGCAGCATCCGCACGGTAAAAATCTACGACAACAATGTTTTTATTGAAATTAAGGGCCTCTTAATATCGGATATGTCCGTACAACAACTAATTTGGGGGCGCTAATCTCTAAAGGCTTAAAGGACGTCATCAATTTTATCAAGTCCGTTTGGGCTACATTACCGCTGTGGAGGTGATGGTCATACAACATACGTTCAAGGCACGAGGGCATTGGTGGTTCGATTCCGGTCTGATGGGGCTGTACTTTATCGCGAAAGATAAGAAAATACAGGAGTCGGAACGCTGGCCGGATGTCGAGGTTGTCCTGGATTTTGACGGCGTATCGATTAAAGCTCCGGATGATCAAATGAAACCCTTTCTGGAGTCCTGTTACGAGAAACTGGCCTCCAACTGGTGGAACCGATCGACAAAAAAGCAAAAGGAGAATCCGGAACTCGTTTGCTACGACCAAGAGAAGAAAGAGTTGGATTGTCTGGCGAAACGAATGCCGACTCCCGTTCCCGCCCTGTCGGTAAGCGCCACAAGTTGGAGGGGGAAAGCGGATGCGTTCGAGGACTTGTCCGCGTCGCTTCAGGAGGAGGTGGCGGCCTTCCTGAAGGAACGAAAAAAGTCTCTATGGGGGACCAAGAAAAAACTCTGTTACGAGCAGCCTGTCTGTCATCCCCAATTGGATATCTTTCCCAAGGTCCGGCGAGGGGGAGGGGCCGTGTGTTCCGTCTGCGGGCAGACCGCCGTCTGCGACAGAGTCTCTCAAACCTCCTTCCCTCTCTTCTCGAGCCAAAGTGCGACCTTTTCCTTCAATTCCGATCTGGGATCGCCCGATCTTATCTGCTGGGAATGCCAGCTGCTGGGCAAGTTTGCCGTTCACGCGTCGTATTACAAGGTCGCGGATTCCCTGACCTACATCATGCAGCTGAACTCCGGAGACCTGAGGGTTTTGGAGGATGCCCATCTGTCGTTTGGAATACCTTCCTCACTACGACTCTCATTGGATGACGACAGGATTTATTTCTTCAACTTCGGAGAAAAAAGCCGTATTTTGCAGAACGCTCGCCTATCCTATGAGGTGCTGTGGGGCTTTTATCTGGAGGCCTATGAGCTGGTCTTGAAGAACCAGCAGAAGCGCCGGAACGAGGCGCGCGCCTTGGAGAACTCGGATGAGGATGAGATCGACGAGGAGTCCCTCAGGCGAACGGCCGCGCTGAACGTCGTCCTTGCGGCTCTGGACTCCAAGGGGAGTACGTTCATCACCAAGGAGGTCGTCACCTATACCGATACGGCTTACCTGTTCCGGCTGATCGGCTTTATCAAAAAATATATCCGCACCGAGGCCCCGGAGGCTATGGCTCAGGATCTCGGGCGTTTTTTTGAGTCCCTCTTTTGGGATTTGGAGCTTCCCAATCCGCAGAAGCCTTACGATCCGCTTAATGGGATGGAGCGCAACAGCCTGCTGCGGTGCGTGTTCGAGAAGAAATCCATCGTGTGCCGTGCGGAGAGTTTCGTGTTCAAAAAGTCTTTGGCGGTCGATTATCCGTGGTTAGGCCACATCCTGTTCTTCGTGATGGCTTACGAGCTCGTGGTGCATTGTCGGGATTCGGAGGAAGGAGAGAAAAAAGGCATGGCGAAAGGCATGACAAAGGATCAAATTGCCCTTGCGACGAAGTTGGGGGCGCAGATCGTCTTGGCTGCAAAGGAGACTCTGGTGAAAGAGGGTGAGGGCCTTGAAAGCATGAAGGCCGTCAAGGGTGATCTTTTTACTCTACGCAAAACCCGAACAGCGACGGATTTCCTGGAGCAGCTGAATCGCCTGCAGTTCCGCTACGGAATCGTCGTCAACAAGGAGATTGCGGCGGGGGTTTTTGCCGAGCTGGCCGAGAGCGATGTCCCTTTTGAGGAGTTTCGGGCCTATTGCATGATTGCCGCCTTGAACGCCTACAACAACGTTATGCGTCCTCGTGCTTCAGAGGGTAAGGACTCTCAGTCCGGTAACGAATGACGGAAAAACATTACAGGAGGTAACATGAGATGACGAATTTCAAATGCCTGACGCTGACCTACCTGACGCACGCCTCTTATGCCTCTTTGAACGGCTCCGACAAGGAGGCCGACAACATCTCCAGCATCAAGAAGATCCGAATGAACGACGGCCTGGAGTATCCGTACAAATCCTCACAGGCGATTCGCCGGGATCTGCGCGAACAACTGGCCGTCATGGACTGGGAGCTTTCCGAGGCCGCTCTGGCCAAACAGACGAAGGGGGCGGCAGCGACCCTTGGCGATCCTGAGACGTACATCGACGACGATCTGTTTGGGTTCATGATCGCCGACAAGGTCACGAAAAAACGCACGGGCCCGGTGCGCGTCTCGCCCTTGATCTCCCTGGAACCCTATCGGGGGGAGCTGGACTTTGCCACGAACTATATGGGCGTCAAGGCCGGCGGAAACCCGAACATCTTCGAGACGGAAATCCACTCCGGTTTTTACAGAGGGACGATCCTGATCGAGCTGGATCGGATCGGGGTTGCCGATGCCGAGACCTATAAATTGGATCTGGGGGCAGGGGAGAAAAAACGCCGAGTGGCGGCACTCCTGGACGCCATCCAGAATCTCTGGGGGATCGGACGTCAGAGCCGTTTTCTGGCGGACATCTCTCCCAAGTTCGTGGCGGCCGCGTTGATGAGGGTCAAAAATCCTGTCTTCATGGAGTGCGTCCGTGTTCGCTTGGAGGGAGAAGAGGAAGAGAAAAAATTGGGTTTCGTGGAGTACGGCCTGATCGAGAATACCCTCAAGGACTGCGAGAAAGCTGTTGCCCACTGGGTTCTGGGGGAGCGCAAGGGCTTTTTCTCCCGTGATATGACCGCGGCAAAGCCTCTGGGAGAAGCGTTCAATACGATGAGAGGATGGTTGGACGAGGTCTACGGAGGGTAGCCATGTACGGCTTTTTCGTATCGCTTCATGGGATGACGGCCTCATTTCGCGAGCCCGGTTCTCATCTTTATCAGGCGACGCTGCCCCTGCCTCCCGTCTCCGCGCTGGTGGGGATGGCCGGAGCTGCCCTGGGAAAACCTTTTGAGGAAGCCTGGCCGTTCTTCAAGGATGCGGGACTCTTCGTCGGGGCTTCGGGGAGCTCCGGAGGGGGCGGCATAGACCTTTGGAATTACGACAAGATGGCAACTCCAAAAGGGAGTGAAGAAATAGCTTTCGCAAAATTGCACGGACTTTCCAAGGTGGTGCGGAAGGATATCCTGAACCGGGAGTTTCTGGCAGACGCGGAGTTCGTTGCCTTTTATGCGTTGGGGGATCGGGAGAAGGCGGATTGCCTGCGTTCTGCCTTTAAGGATCCCGTTTATGCCCTTTCTCTGGGAAGCAGCGACGACATCGCTCTTGTTCGGGAGGTCTCGGAGCTGTGCCCGATTGGAGACGAAGAGGAGAGCGACAGCTTTGCGGACACGCTTTTACCCGGCGACCATGCCGATAGCGTCCGATTCGATTGGGATGCCTTGAGGCGCGCTTGTGTGGTGCAGACGCTGAAAGCGCCCCTGGTGCGCCCCCTTATCGTCGATTTTGAGTTTAAGGGAAACGAGCGCCACGGAATCCGTTACCGCCTCTTCACCTTTTTGTCGGGGCATCAGCGTCTGCTGAATCCTCAAAGGGCGTTCCGTTTTCCGAACGTGGCCTTGCCCGTGCCGCTTTACGGCTTGGAGAATGAGGAGCAATGAGCTTCTACGCCAAGGCTTTGGAGGGTGTGGAGGGCACTTACGAATATCACGTGAGGACGTGCTTGAGTATCGCCTCCGAATTTCTGAGGCTCAACCGGGAGCCCTTGGAGAGGGTGTGCTCCTGGTTGGAGGTCTCTTATGAAGAATTGACGGCCCTTTGCCTGAGGGCCGTTTTTTTTCACGATATCGGGAAATTGGGTGACTTCTTTCAAGAACGAATGAGGCGGCGGCTGGGGCCAGGCGGAAAGGACGATCCGAAGCGTTTTTTTCGGCACGAGCTCCTCTCTGCCCGCCTGCTCCATGCGCTCTGGGACAGGGAAAAAGGGTTGTTTCCCCATGACGTCTGGGCCGTCCTGGGGCATCACAAGAAGTTGGATCGTGGCTGGTCCAATTTTGGCAGAGAGAGGGATATCGCGAAGCCCGACAGGCTGACGGCGTCGCAGATTCAGTTTGGGCTGAATTTTGACGAGTCGTGGAAGGCGCTTGTGCAACAGGACGAGAAAACGATGAAGAGACTGCTCGATCCTCGCCTTTTTGAGGATTGGGACGACGACTGCAATTGGGCCAGAAGCTTTTTGGACGAGTTTGAGGCTTGGCACTTAAGCGCTTGCAAACGGCGGAGTACGGTTGGAAACCGGACGCTCTCCGCCCTAGTTCGAGGGGTTGTGGGTTACGCGGATTGGCAGGCCTCGGCCTCGCCCGAAGATCGCTTGAATCCTCGTCATTCCCTGGACGTTGCGGCGTTGAATGCCAAGATCCGAGAACGGGTGGAACAGCAGGCGCGTCCCGGCGACCCACCCTTTGCCAAGCGTCCGTTTCAGACATCGTGTGAGGAGGCTTTAGGAGATGTCCTGGCCATCGCTCCGACGGGGAGCGGAAAGACGGAGGCCTCGCTGCTCTGGGCCGTGAATGGAGGGTTGGGCAAGGTGTTGTTCCTCATGCCGACCAAGGTCACCTCCAACAGCCTTTATGAACGGATGAGAACCTATTTTGATCCCAGGGACTGCGGGATATCCCATTCAGGGGCCGGGGTGTATCTTGCGCTTCGAAAGGACGAGGATGAGCGGGAGGAGAGCACGGACGACAAGCTGAAGATGCTGCGCCAATACAAGGCGTTTATGGCTCCGGTCATGGTTGCGACGGTGGATCAGCTGCTGACGGCCAACTTCAACATGAGGGACTGGTTTTTCAAAGAGTTGGCCACTTTGGGGGCCTCGGTCGTCTTCGACGAGATTCATGCTTACGCTCCCTTTACCCTGGCGCTGATCTCGGAGAGCATCAAGCGCATTCGTGCGATGGGAGGGCGCGTCATGGTGATGAGCGCCACGATGCCCCAAAAGCTGAGGGAACACTTTCAGACCCTTCTGGGCGTGAAGATGCCCGTTGTCGCCGAGGAGCTGATGGAAAAACGGAAATGTTCCTGGGAGTACAGGGATGCCCCGCTGGAATCTTTCGACGAGGAAATTCTGGAGGCACTGTCACAGGGGCGTAAGGTTGCCGTTGTGGTGAATACGGTGGATGTTGCGCAGGAGTTGTTTTTGCGCTGGAGATCCATTTTAGAGGAACGGTTGCCGGATAAAAAGATCCTCTGTTACCATAGTCGCTTTATCATGAGGGATCGAGACGAAAAGGAAAAGCTTCTGCTGGAGAAGGATAAGGAGGGACGCCCTGCCTTCGTGGATCTCGTGGTCGCGACCCAGGCCATTGAGGTCTCGCTGGATATCAGTTTCGATCTCATGTTGAGCGAATGTGCTCCTTTGGACAGCTTGATTCAGCGTGCGGGGCGCTGTAACCGATTTGGCAAGTCCAAGGGAGCTCGTTTTGTGGTTTTCCCCATCAGTGATGTGGCCAGGGAATACGTCTATAAAAATGCCAGAGAGCCTCTTGGGTGTACGCTGGACGTTCTGAGACGGTGGGAAGGGTCTCCTTCCGAGCGGGATCTGTCTGCGATGTTGGAGGAGGTCTATCTCAGCCTCGAAATTGAGGATGAAAATTACGAGGAGGGCAGGCGAGCAGCGCGGAGCATTCTTGAGAACCCCGATGCCTCCATTCTGGATGAGACGATTCTTCAGGATGATGCTTTGACTCGTAAGATCGAGTTCCTTAAAGTGCAGGTCATTCCGTACAGCTTTCTCGGAGAAGTTCAGGAGCTCTGGTCGAGCGGGAACAAGGCAGATCTTTTGAAGATCGCGCAATTCGAAGTTCCCATCGGACTCCATCAGGCGAAAGGATTTAAGGCCTCCCGGCTTCCGAAGGGCATGGAGTATTTGAATATACGAGAGGTCGAATACGATAAAGAGATTGGGGCAAAATTGCAGGAACGTGATTCTTCGGATGTCATGATATAGGAGGATGATCCTATGTTCTCCGAGCTTGTTAAAGTCAACGGCTATCTGGTTCAAGCGTTTTCAATCTGCCGACGGCAGGTCTGGCTGCTGGCCCGTGGTGTGACTGCCGAACAGAGCAACGAATCCCTCGCTCTCGGCCGCTTGGTCGATCAGAACAGCTACGCTCGGGAGCGTCATCAGGTGGGTTTCGGGGACAACAAATTTGATTTTGTCCAGGGGGCGGATGGGGAGCTGGTCGTCTGCGAGGTCAAAAAGAGCAGCCGGGCGGAGCGGTCCGCGCGCCTGCAGCTGGCCCACTACCTCTACGACCTCCAAAAGGCTGGGATCGAGGCCCGCGGCGTCCTGATGTTCCCCACCGAAAAGAAGCGTGTCGAGGTGGAGCTCACGGATGCGCTCAAAGCGGAGTTGGATTGCGTGTATGCGGAGATTGAATCCCTTGCCCAAAGGAACGTGCCGCCTCCGGCCGAACACTGTAAGTACTGCGGCAAGTGTGCTTATGCCGAGTACTGCTGGGGATAGAGTGGGGATAGAGCATTTCCGGAGAGAGGAGGAACACGATGGGCAAAACTCTGTATCTGCTGAGTTCCGGAAGCCTGAAGCGCAAGGACAACACGCTTTTCGTCGAGCGGGTCGGCGAGAAGCCCCGCTTCCTGCCGGTGGAGACGACGGACGAGATCATGGTGATGGGGGAACTTGACCTCAACAAGAGCCTGCTGGAATTTCTGACCCAAAAGCAGATCATTCTCCATTTCTTCAACTATCACGGATACTATGCCGGAACCTACTATCCGCGCGAGCACATGAACTCCGGTGCCGTCATTCTGGCTCAGGCGGCTCACTACACGGATGAGGCCAGGCGGCACAAACTGGCGTCGACCCTCATTGTCGGGGCCATAGAGAATATGCGTAAGGTGGTGGCTTATTACCAGCGTCGCGCCTCCTTGGACGTGGAGGATATTTTGTCGGACCTGGAGCGATTCGAGGCGATGGCGCCACAGAGCGGGAGTGTCCCTGCCCTCATGGGCATCGAGGGCAATGCCCGTA is from Fretibacterium sp. OH1220_COT-178 and encodes:
- the cas6 gene encoding CRISPR-associated endoribonuclease Cas6, with the protein product MHITLWLTGDQERIRVPLSNLHLFQSLLYAVLPPDRAAFLHDEGYRVDGRRLKLFAMSWPIAASRPAFEENAILFPLPVRLVVSTPMTDTMDGIAGGVLNASELRVGNNVVRCERIEAEQQHADGDTLTVRTLSPITCYDQAERNGRPYTIYFSPHQKDFAVSVHNNLVRKFRAIFPDRAVPEGTVRIAPLGPVRERVAIFSPETSFPIKGWSGRFRLEGPQELLQIALDCGLGAKNSAGWGCVTRG
- the cas7i gene encoding type I-B CRISPR-associated protein Cas7/Cst2/DevR, with product MTNFKCLTLTYLTHASYASLNGSDKEADNISSIKKIRMNDGLEYPYKSSQAIRRDLREQLAVMDWELSEAALAKQTKGAAATLGDPETYIDDDLFGFMIADKVTKKRTGPVRVSPLISLEPYRGELDFATNYMGVKAGGNPNIFETEIHSGFYRGTILIELDRIGVADAETYKLDLGAGEKKRRVAALLDAIQNLWGIGRQSRFLADISPKFVAAALMRVKNPVFMECVRVRLEGEEEEKKLGFVEYGLIENTLKDCEKAVAHWVLGERKGFFSRDMTAAKPLGEAFNTMRGWLDEVYGG
- the cas5 gene encoding CRISPR-associated protein Cas5 — its product is MYGFFVSLHGMTASFREPGSHLYQATLPLPPVSALVGMAGAALGKPFEEAWPFFKDAGLFVGASGSSGGGGIDLWNYDKMATPKGSEEIAFAKLHGLSKVVRKDILNREFLADAEFVAFYALGDREKADCLRSAFKDPVYALSLGSSDDIALVREVSELCPIGDEEESDSFADTLLPGDHADSVRFDWDALRRACVVQTLKAPLVRPLIVDFEFKGNERHGIRYRLFTFLSGHQRLLNPQRAFRFPNVALPVPLYGLENEEQ
- the cas3 gene encoding CRISPR-associated helicase Cas3', translated to MSFYAKALEGVEGTYEYHVRTCLSIASEFLRLNREPLERVCSWLEVSYEELTALCLRAVFFHDIGKLGDFFQERMRRRLGPGGKDDPKRFFRHELLSARLLHALWDREKGLFPHDVWAVLGHHKKLDRGWSNFGRERDIAKPDRLTASQIQFGLNFDESWKALVQQDEKTMKRLLDPRLFEDWDDDCNWARSFLDEFEAWHLSACKRRSTVGNRTLSALVRGVVGYADWQASASPEDRLNPRHSLDVAALNAKIRERVEQQARPGDPPFAKRPFQTSCEEALGDVLAIAPTGSGKTEASLLWAVNGGLGKVLFLMPTKVTSNSLYERMRTYFDPRDCGISHSGAGVYLALRKDEDEREESTDDKLKMLRQYKAFMAPVMVATVDQLLTANFNMRDWFFKELATLGASVVFDEIHAYAPFTLALISESIKRIRAMGGRVMVMSATMPQKLREHFQTLLGVKMPVVAEELMEKRKCSWEYRDAPLESFDEEILEALSQGRKVAVVVNTVDVAQELFLRWRSILEERLPDKKILCYHSRFIMRDRDEKEKLLLEKDKEGRPAFVDLVVATQAIEVSLDISFDLMLSECAPLDSLIQRAGRCNRFGKSKGARFVVFPISDVAREYVYKNAREPLGCTLDVLRRWEGSPSERDLSAMLEEVYLSLEIEDENYEEGRRAARSILENPDASILDETILQDDALTRKIEFLKVQVIPYSFLGEVQELWSSGNKADLLKIAQFEVPIGLHQAKGFKASRLPKGMEYLNIREVEYDKEIGAKLQERDSSDVMI
- the cas4 gene encoding CRISPR-associated protein Cas4, whose translation is MFSELVKVNGYLVQAFSICRRQVWLLARGVTAEQSNESLALGRLVDQNSYARERHQVGFGDNKFDFVQGADGELVVCEVKKSSRAERSARLQLAHYLYDLQKAGIEARGVLMFPTEKKRVEVELTDALKAELDCVYAEIESLAQRNVPPPAEHCKYCGKCAYAEYCWG